In Jejubacter calystegiae, the following are encoded in one genomic region:
- a CDS encoding ornithine decarboxylase, with protein sequence MKPLKIAVSHELLPLIASQREIVTLDSTDFTDVAAVVLSLSDSRSGILALLKRTGFGMPVFLYSDARQTLLEGITANLSGEQDFPALEAAALAWEQALLPPFFGTLSQYVAMGNSTFACPGHQHGEFFKKHPAGRRFYDFFGDNLFRADMCNADVRLGDLLIHEGSAKEAQKNAARVFNASKTWFVLNGTSAANKVVTNALLTQGDLVLFDRNNHKSNHHGALLQAGATPVYLEAARNPFGFIGGIDSHCFDEGWIRERIREVAPERADTPRPFRLAVIQLGTYDGTLYNARKVVESIGPLCDYILFDSAWVGYEQFIPLVSDCSPLLLDLNENDPGIFVTQSVHKQQAGFSQTSQIHKKDDHIRGQARFCPYKRMNNAFMMHASTSPFYPLFAALDVNARIHDGEGGRQLWAQCVTLGIEIRKQILASCRMVRPFVPDVVEGRPWQDYPTEQIARERRFFSFEPDAGWHGFSGYGRDEYRVDPCKLLLTTPGIDAASGEYQEFGVPAAILAHYLRENGIVPEKADLNSILFLLTPAESPEKMARLVAALVRFEQLLEQDAAFQDVLPSLWQKYPQRYRGYGLRQLCQEMHQLYVRHDIKSLQKAMFRLESLPQVELGAKQAHDEFIRGNAELVALCEAQGRVAVEGALPYPPGVLCVVPGEVWGGAAQRYFLALEDVLNQLPGFAPELQGVYPQCDDAGVTRLYGYVLKG encoded by the coding sequence GTGAAACCGTTAAAAATCGCCGTCAGCCATGAGTTGCTGCCCCTTATTGCCAGCCAGCGCGAGATAGTCACGCTGGACAGTACCGACTTTACCGATGTGGCGGCGGTGGTGTTGAGCCTCAGCGATAGCCGCAGCGGCATTCTGGCGCTGCTTAAGCGTACCGGCTTCGGTATGCCGGTGTTTCTGTATAGCGATGCGCGGCAGACGCTGCTGGAAGGCATTACGGCGAACTTAAGCGGCGAGCAGGATTTTCCGGCGCTGGAGGCAGCGGCTTTGGCCTGGGAGCAGGCTTTGCTGCCGCCGTTTTTCGGTACTCTCAGCCAGTATGTGGCCATGGGCAACAGCACCTTCGCCTGCCCGGGCCATCAGCACGGTGAATTCTTTAAAAAACACCCGGCCGGTCGCCGTTTTTACGACTTCTTTGGCGATAACCTGTTTCGCGCCGATATGTGCAACGCCGACGTGCGGCTTGGGGATCTGCTGATTCATGAAGGTTCGGCCAAAGAGGCGCAGAAAAACGCGGCCCGGGTGTTTAACGCCAGTAAAACCTGGTTTGTGCTGAATGGCACCTCGGCGGCCAATAAGGTGGTGACCAATGCGCTGCTGACCCAGGGCGATCTGGTTTTGTTCGATCGTAACAACCATAAGTCCAATCATCATGGCGCGCTGTTACAGGCCGGAGCTACGCCTGTCTATCTGGAAGCGGCGCGTAACCCCTTTGGGTTTATCGGCGGCATTGATTCCCACTGCTTCGATGAAGGCTGGATACGGGAGCGGATCCGCGAAGTGGCGCCGGAGCGCGCCGATACGCCGCGGCCATTCCGGCTGGCGGTGATCCAACTGGGCACTTATGACGGCACTCTGTATAACGCCCGCAAGGTGGTGGAGAGCATTGGGCCACTGTGCGACTACATTCTGTTCGACTCCGCCTGGGTGGGCTATGAGCAGTTTATTCCACTGGTCTCTGACTGCTCGCCGCTACTGCTGGATCTTAATGAAAACGACCCCGGCATTTTCGTGACCCAGTCGGTGCACAAGCAGCAGGCGGGTTTCTCCCAGACCTCGCAAATCCACAAAAAAGACGATCATATCCGCGGTCAGGCGCGTTTTTGCCCCTACAAGCGCATGAACAACGCCTTCATGATGCACGCCTCTACCAGTCCGTTTTATCCGCTGTTTGCGGCGCTGGACGTCAACGCCCGCATCCACGACGGGGAGGGCGGGCGTCAGCTATGGGCGCAGTGCGTTACCCTGGGCATCGAAATCCGTAAGCAGATCCTGGCGAGCTGCCGGATGGTTCGCCCCTTTGTGCCAGATGTGGTGGAAGGGCGCCCCTGGCAGGACTATCCGACTGAGCAAATTGCCCGGGAGCGCCGCTTTTTCAGTTTTGAGCCGGATGCAGGCTGGCACGGCTTTAGCGGCTACGGACGCGATGAATATCGGGTGGATCCCTGCAAGCTGCTGCTGACCACGCCGGGCATCGACGCCGCCAGCGGTGAGTATCAGGAGTTCGGCGTACCGGCAGCGATCCTTGCCCACTACCTGCGGGAAAACGGCATCGTGCCGGAAAAAGCGGATCTCAACTCGATCCTGTTCCTGCTGACCCCCGCGGAAAGCCCGGAAAAGATGGCGCGGCTGGTGGCGGCGCTGGTACGCTTCGAACAACTGCTGGAGCAGGATGCGGCGTTTCAGGATGTGCTACCGAGTCTGTGGCAGAAGTATCCGCAGCGCTATCGCGGCTACGGCCTGCGCCAGCTATGCCAGGAGATGCATCAGCTCTACGTGCGCCACGACATTAAATCGCTGCAAAAGGCGATGTTCCGTCTGGAAAGCCTGCCGCAGGTCGAACTGGGCGCGAAGCAGGCTCACGATGAATTTATTCGCGGTAATGCCGAACTGGTGGCGCTCTGCGAGGCCCAGGGCCGGGTTGCGGTCGAAGGGGCGCTGCCTTATCCGCCAGGGGTGCTGTGCGTGGTACCGGGGGAAGTGTGGGGCGGTGCCGCGCAGCGCTATTTCCTGGCGCTGGAGGATGTTCTGAACCAGCTTCCGGGCTTTGCGCCGGAGCTACAGGGCGTTTACCCGCAGTGCGATGACGCCGGTGTAACCCGGCTGTACGGCTATGTGCTGAAAGGCTGA